GCTCGCCGATGACTTCTCCGATCCGCTTTGAAAGTGGTTCGGACGAGACGCGGTAATCGGTGAAGTCGCGGTCGGAGGCGTAGACGGCGGTCGGCAGCGTGTGAGACATGAAGAAGCCGAAGAGCGGCCGCAGCTGATGCTCAACCATCAGCGCATGCCGGTCGCCGCCGCCTGTGGCGGTGATGATGACCGGCTTGGCGCGCAGCTCATGCGGGTCGATCAGATCGATCAGATGTTTGAAGAGGCCGGGATAGCTGCCCTTGTAGGTCGGTGCGCCGATGACCAGCAGATCGGCATTGACGATGTCGTCGATGACTGCCTTGGCGCGGCTGTCGAGATCGTCACGACGCAGCGCCTGGCCAAGCGAAGGGCCGACATCGGTCAGATCGTAGATGGTGTTCTCGAAGCCGTATTTCTCGCCGGCGAGGCCGGCAACGTGTTGAACCAGCGTGGAGGTCTTCGAGGGGCGGTTGAAGCTACCCGCAAGGCCGACCAGTTTGTAAGCAGACATGCCGTTTCCTTCCAATATCGTCCCGTGACCGACGTGATTATGGGATGAATATTATCTATAAAAATAGTGGATTAAAGGAATGGCGATCCCTCTTGCCCCATGGGGAGAGAAAAATACGTTCATGTCCTCGGTGATCGCATAACCTCGGCGATATCGCCTCAGGCTGGCCTTTGCTTGGGGATTCGCGGCAGGAAGATCGTCAGCAGGCCGAGCAGCGGCAGATAGGAGCAGATGCGATAGACGAAATCGATGCCGTGAGTATCGGCGAAATCGCCGAGCAGCGCTGCACCGAGCCCCCCTGCCCCGAACGCGAAGCCGAAAAAGACGCCGGCAATCAGCCCGACGCGCCCGGGCACCAGTTCCTGTGCGAAGACGACGATCGCCGAGAAGGCCGAAGCGAAGATCAGGCCGATGACGACGCTGAGCACGCCCGTCCAGAAAAGGTTGGCGTAAGGCAGGAGAAGCGCGAAGGGAATGACGCCGAGGATCGAAAACCAGATGACGAAACGGGCGCCGAAGCGATCGCCGATCGGTCCGCCGAGGAAAGTGCCGACGGCGACCGAACCGAGAAACAGGAAGAGCATCAGCTGCGCCTGCTGCACGCCGAGTGCGAACTTGTCGATGACATAGAAGGTGAAGTAGCTCGACACGCTCGCCATGTAGACGTTCTTCGTCGCCGTCAGCAGCACGAGGATCGCAAGCGTCCAGACGACCCTGTTGCGAGGCAGCGGCAGGGTCCTGCTCACTGCCGGTTTGCTGGCATTCTGACGCCTGTGGCTGATATACCAATTACCAACCCAGCTCAACACGACCATGCCGATCATGGCGATGGCGGAAAACCAGGAGACGCTGTGCTGGCCGAGCGGCAGCACGATGAAGGCGGCGAGCAACGGACCGATCGCCTGGCCGGCATTGCCGCCAACCTGGAAAAACGACTGGGCGAAACCGTGGCGGCCGCCGGAGGCCAGACGGGCGACGCGTGAGGATTCCGGATGGAAGACGGCCGAACCGAAGCCGATCAGGCTGGCGGCGACGAGCAGCAGTTCGAAGCTGCCGGCATTGCCGAGCAGAATGAGGCCGCAGAAGGTGCTCGCCATGCCGACCGGCAGTGAATAGGGCATCGGCCAGCGGTCGGTGACGATGCCGACCAGCGGCTGGAGCAGCGAAGCGGTGACCTGGAACGTCATGGTCAGAAGGCCGATCTGCACGAAAGTCAGATCGTAATTTGCCTTGAATAGCGGATAGAGCGAGGCGAGCAGCGACTGCATGATGTCGTTCAGCATGTGGCAGAAGCTGACCGCCACCAGGATAGACATTGTTGTTTTTTCGAAACGGGGCGCGCTCTCGGCAACGGTTGCCATGGACATTTCTCCTGGACGGCCCGGTTGGTCGCCGCGCCGCGTCGCTTTTGTTCGATGGATTTCGGGCGATCGGGGCTGGGGAAGATGATCAAGCGACGGTCGCTGAAGTGCATTTAGCGCAAGCCGGGGGGCAATCACAGCCCAGTTTCATCCGGATCGGTACGGCTTTCGCCCGATTTGGCCTTTTCGCCGCTGATTCCTGCTTCACTTGGCCCCTTTTCCGGACGGGGGCTTTCATACCACAGTCAGCCGCGATCGTTGCCCATAGAGTATGACATGTGAAAACAACCATGGAAAACCGGGGCGGGGAATACTACAGCTGCGCTGATTGAAAATGCGATCGAGGCTGAAAACACGCGATGAATGTCAAGACACCGAATGCAATAGACGGCTATGTCGGAGCGCGCATAAGAACGCGCCGGCAGTTGCTCGGAATGAGCCAGGAAAGGCTTGCCGAACAAATCGGCGTCACCTTTCAGCAGGTTCAGAAATACGAGAAGGGCATCAACCGCATCGGCGCAAGCCGTCTGCAGCGAATCGCCGAGGTGCTTCACACGTCGCCGAGCTTCTTCTTCGAACAGGAAAATTCCGAGCCGCTGACGTTGCAGGGGCTGGATCTGCCCGCAAATACCGATCCGGTCGCCGAATTCCTGCGTACGAAAGAGGGATTGGTGCTTAATCGCGCCTTTCTGAAGATCGCCGACCGGAATGTCCGTGAAACGATCATCGCACTGGTGAATGCGATGGCGCAGGCGGAAAGCCGCGGTGTAACATTGGGTGCCTCCGTTGCGGATATCACCCTTCCGCTCGGAGAATAGTCAGGCAGTCGGCAGGCAATATCCGCATGAAGCTCAGACTCGAGTCATTTGGTGAGTTGCGGTTGATCGACCCGGCCGGGCGGCCGGCGGCGTTCCCGGAAAAGGGCCTGCTGTCGATTTGTTATCTGCTGGACCGTGATCTGCGAGATGGGGCGGGAAGCGAATATCCGCGCTCGGCGCTGGCGCGGTTTCTGTGGGACAGCCATGACAATTCCGACATCATGGCCAACCTGCGCAAAACCATATCACGCATCCAGGCGCGTCAGGCCGAGCTCGGCACCGAGCTCCTGGTCTTCACGGCGACCGGTGTTCGGGTCAGGCCGGATGCATTTGTCGACGATCTCTCCGAACTCGCCAACCCCGGCGGCGAAGGCGCAGTTGGCAAGCTGCGGCGGCTCGTTGCGATCCTTCGCCAGGATTTCCTGGCCGGGCTCGCCGACCAAAGCGTCAGTACGCGGCAATGGATCGCCGGTCAGCGCGACAGGCACATGGCAGTTCTGGTGGATGCGCTGAAGACGGCGCTGCCGATGGCCAGGTCGCGGGAGGATGTGAGCCTGATCAAGGAGGCGGCGCTCAGGATTTTCCGCGAGGCCCCGGATGACGAGAACATTCGTCGTATTCTTCTGGGGGCCTATGAGTCCGAAGGACAGCTGGAGAAAGCGCGCCGGCTTTTCGAGACGAACAAGCATGGACTGGAGAGCGCATTCGATATCGGCCTCGACGTCCAGGCTCTCGGAGAGATCCGCAAAATCTTTGCCGGCGGCCAACCACCGCAACAAAGCCCTGCGGTGCCGCTAAACGACGGCGGCGTTCGCGTTGCCGGTCCCCTGCCCCGTCTGGTGCTGCTGCCGCCGGGAGCCACGGAGGCAGCCGGCGCCTTGCCGATGCTCTCTGCGGCGCTGATCGAGGACGTGACCATCGGCCTTTGCGCGCTGAATACGGTTTCGGTGGTGGCGCCTCATACGGCCGATCGGATCGCACGCAATGCCGACAAGGCTGAAGTGATCCAGCGTCATTCGATTTCTTATGTTCTCGACACGAGGCTGACCGATAATGCGGGCGTTCGCGCGCTCTTTGTCCAACTGATCCATACCGGCAGCGATGAGGTCATCTGGGCCGAGCGTTTTAGCCTCGAGAAATACGAATTGATAAGCCACCGGCGCGATATCGCCCGGCAGATCGCCAGAGAGCTCGCCGGGCAGGTCCGCCGGCATGAAGCGATGCGCGATTCCTTCGCGGGTAATTCGGCCGCCTATCACAGCTACCTTCTCGGCCTGCGGGATGTGAAGCGGCTTGCCCTCCCCGATGTGCGCCGCTCCCGAAAGGCTTTCCGCGAAGCGCTTCAACACAGCGCAGACTTTGCCCCGGCGCTGAGCGGATTGTCGCGGACGTTTCTTGTCGAGTGGCTGCTGACGGCACGCGGCGACAGCGAACTGCTCGGACTTGCGGAGGATTATGCCAACCGGGCGATCGTCGCCGATCCTTCATTTGCGGCCGGCTTTCGTGAGCTCGGCGTTGCCAAACTTTATCTCGGCGACCTTGATGAAAGCGTCCTGGCGTTGAAGCTCGCGGAGGAACTGAGCCCGCATTATGCCGACGGCATTGCAAGTTATGCCGATACGCTCGTTCATGCGTCGCGCCCTGCCGATGCATTGGCCAAGATCGAGCGGGCCATCTCACTCAACCCGCTGAGCCCGACCGACTATCTATGGACGGCAGCCGGCGCGAATTTCGCCCTCGGCCACTATGCCGAGGCGCTCGAGCAGATCGCCCTGATGGACGACCGCACGCCGGCCGACCGGCTTTCGGCTGCTTGCTGGGCCATGCTCGGCGATATGAAAAACGCGCGTATCTATATGCGCAAGGTCCGCGAGATCTATCCGGATTTCGATGTCGACAAATGGCTTTCGGTCGTTCCGTTCAAGGAGCAATGGCAGAAGGAACAATATCGCGAGGCTCTGCGCCGGGCCGGTTTCTGAAGTCTGACACCGAAAAGTGTACGTCGACAAATCCTGTCACGCCTGTGTCACGCGCGTCTTTCGTTCGAG
The window above is part of the Rhizobium sp. CIAT894 genome. Proteins encoded here:
- a CDS encoding MFS transporter; this encodes MATVAESAPRFEKTTMSILVAVSFCHMLNDIMQSLLASLYPLFKANYDLTFVQIGLLTMTFQVTASLLQPLVGIVTDRWPMPYSLPVGMASTFCGLILLGNAGSFELLLVAASLIGFGSAVFHPESSRVARLASGGRHGFAQSFFQVGGNAGQAIGPLLAAFIVLPLGQHSVSWFSAIAMIGMVVLSWVGNWYISHRRQNASKPAVSRTLPLPRNRVVWTLAILVLLTATKNVYMASVSSYFTFYVIDKFALGVQQAQLMLFLFLGSVAVGTFLGGPIGDRFGARFVIWFSILGVIPFALLLPYANLFWTGVLSVVIGLIFASAFSAIVVFAQELVPGRVGLIAGVFFGFAFGAGGLGAALLGDFADTHGIDFVYRICSYLPLLGLLTIFLPRIPKQRPA
- a CDS encoding helix-turn-helix domain-containing protein gives rise to the protein MNVKTPNAIDGYVGARIRTRRQLLGMSQERLAEQIGVTFQQVQKYEKGINRIGASRLQRIAEVLHTSPSFFFEQENSEPLTLQGLDLPANTDPVAEFLRTKEGLVLNRAFLKIADRNVRETIIALVNAMAQAESRGVTLGASVADITLPLGE
- a CDS encoding SARP family transcriptional regulator, encoding MKLRLESFGELRLIDPAGRPAAFPEKGLLSICYLLDRDLRDGAGSEYPRSALARFLWDSHDNSDIMANLRKTISRIQARQAELGTELLVFTATGVRVRPDAFVDDLSELANPGGEGAVGKLRRLVAILRQDFLAGLADQSVSTRQWIAGQRDRHMAVLVDALKTALPMARSREDVSLIKEAALRIFREAPDDENIRRILLGAYESEGQLEKARRLFETNKHGLESAFDIGLDVQALGEIRKIFAGGQPPQQSPAVPLNDGGVRVAGPLPRLVLLPPGATEAAGALPMLSAALIEDVTIGLCALNTVSVVAPHTADRIARNADKAEVIQRHSISYVLDTRLTDNAGVRALFVQLIHTGSDEVIWAERFSLEKYELISHRRDIARQIARELAGQVRRHEAMRDSFAGNSAAYHSYLLGLRDVKRLALPDVRRSRKAFREALQHSADFAPALSGLSRTFLVEWLLTARGDSELLGLAEDYANRAIVADPSFAAGFRELGVAKLYLGDLDESVLALKLAEELSPHYADGIASYADTLVHASRPADALAKIERAISLNPLSPTDYLWTAAGANFALGHYAEALEQIALMDDRTPADRLSAACWAMLGDMKNARIYMRKVREIYPDFDVDKWLSVVPFKEQWQKEQYREALRRAGF
- the msuE gene encoding FMN reductase, with the translated sequence MSAYKLVGLAGSFNRPSKTSTLVQHVAGLAGEKYGFENTIYDLTDVGPSLGQALRRDDLDSRAKAVIDDIVNADLLVIGAPTYKGSYPGLFKHLIDLIDPHELRAKPVIITATGGGDRHALMVEHQLRPLFGFFMSHTLPTAVYASDRDFTDYRVSSEPLSKRIGEVIGELAAFFPSRHQALIAAE